Proteins from a genomic interval of Thamnophis elegans isolate rThaEle1 chromosome 2, rThaEle1.pri, whole genome shotgun sequence:
- the KIF2B gene encoding kinesin-like protein KIF2B, producing the protein MAKPFGAIRLGTYLDIKRSDGRIHPALVTALHDDANNLTVEWIERGTNKGKKVELGQAFSLNPHLAPVEFSPGTLSPPTPSEQGDHPTPPPHYAGTPASREKPGGDGVERELRRAPSTAGRKSPCVLEVERLRVEREKRHLALLERRARRDARDAHPHADLIAMIQQCREALLRGGGGAALLAQGGLLPPSGRSDGASSRKICVCVRKRPLNQREAEVKEVDVVTIPCSGVVMVHEARQKLDLTRYLEQQTFRFDHAFDAGATNESVYEHTAQPLVETIFRGGMATCFAYGQTGSGKTHTMGGDFSGKKQDSTKGIYAMAARDVFFLLQEPTYKMLELQVFGAFFEIYWGKVYDLLNWKNRLRVLEDSNQQVQVVGLLEQEVICVEDVLKLIEIGNRCRTSGQTSANSHSSRSHAVFQIILKRKGRLYGKFSLIDLAGNERGADTSRADRLTRLEGAEINKSLLALKECIRALGRNKGHTPFRACKLTQVLRDSFIGENSCTCMIATISPGMKSCEHTLNTLRYANRVKGLVVDPNAFKQCHRILSKSLYQLEDSTQPWSNHSLPETDQFKIFCIQKEDQVPLPALRIISRVKGQKKRKEIEKAQAEDHQESLRWLKAFLKMAEDVEYDMEFYATQFETMLTEKIALLSEIQDKVKSFRANLCKEDLENNEILMKRSRIL; encoded by the coding sequence ATGGCCAAGCCATTCGGGGCCATCCGGCTGGGGACCTATCTGGACATCAAGAGGAGCGACGGGCGGATCCACCCGGCTCTGGTGACGGCGCTGCACGACGACGCCAACAACCTGACGGTGGAATGGATCGAAAGGGGCACCAACAAGGGCAAGAAAGTGGAGCTCGGACAAGCTTTCAGCCTCAACCCGCACTTGGCCCCAGTGGAGTTCAGCCCGGGGACGCTCTCCCCACCGACCCCGTCGGAGCAGGGCGACCACCCAACGCCGCCGCCCCACTACGCGGGGACCCCCGCCAGCAGAGAGAAGCCGGGAGGGGACGGGGTGGAGCGCGAGCTGAGAAGAGCCCCTTCGACGGCCGGCCGCAAGTCGCCCTGCGTGCTGGAGGTGGAGCGGCTGCGGGTGGAGCGCGAGAAGCGCCACTTGGCTCTGCTGGAGAGGCGAGCTCGGCGCGACGCCCGCGACGCCCACCCGCACGCGGACCTGATTGCCATGATCCAGCAGTGCCGCGAGGCCCTGTTGCGCGGTGGCGGAGGGGCCGCCCTGTTGGCCCAGGGCGGCCTTCTGCCGCCCAGCGGCCGCAGCGACGGCGCCTCTTCCCGCAAGATCTGCGTCTGCGTCCGCAAGCGGCCGCTCAACCAGCGGGAGGCGGAGGTCAAGGAGGTGGACGTGGTGACCATCCCCTGCTCGGGTGTGGTGATGGTGCACGAGGCCCGGCAGAAGCTCGACCTCACCCGCTATTTGGAGCAGCAGACCTTCCGCTTCGACCACGCTTTTGACGCCGGCGCCACTAACGAAAGCGTCTACGAGCACACGGCCCAGCCGCTGGTGGAGACCATTTTCCGGGGCGGCATGGCCACCTGCTTCGCCTACGGGCAGACGGGCAGCGGGAAGACCCACACGATGGGAGGGGACTTCTCTGGCAAGAAGCAGGACTCCACCAAGGGCATCTATGCCATGGCCGCCCGCGACGTCTTCTTTCTGCTGCAGGAGCCCACTTACAAGATGCTGGAGCTCCAGGTTTTTGGCGCCTTTTTTGAGATCTACTGGGGGAAAGTCTACGATTTGCTGAACTGGAAGAACCGGCTAAGGGTCCTGGAGGACAGCAACCAGCAGGTCCAAGTGGTgggcctgctggagcaggaggTCATCTGTGTTGAGGACGTCTTGAAGCTCATTGAGATTGGGAATCGATGCAGGACCTCCGGCCAGACCTCAGCCAACTCCCATTCCTCCCGGAGTCACGCCGTTTTCCAGATTATCCTCAAACGCAAAGGGAGACTGTATGGTAAGTTTTCCTTGATTGACCTGGCTGGCAATGAGCGGGGAGCAGATACTTCCAGGGCAGACCGACTAACCAGGTTGGAGGGAGCCGAGATCAATAAGAGCCTCTTGGCCCTGAAAGAATGCATTCGAGCGTTGGGGCGCAATAAAGGCCACACACCTTTCCGAGCTTGCAAGCTGACCCAAGTCCTAAGAGACTCATTCATTGGAGAAAACTCTTGCACCTGCATGATTGCCACCATCTCCCCAGGCATGAAGTCATGTGAACACACACTCAATACCCTCAGGTATGCCAATCGGGTAAAAGGTCTGGTGGTCGATCCCAATGCCTTCAAACAGTGCCATCGTATCTTGTCAAAGTCTCTCTATCAGCTGGAGGATTCCACACAGCCTTGGAGCAATCATAGCTTGCCTGAGACGGATCAGTTCAAAATCTTCTGCATACAGAAAGAGGATCAAGTCCCTTTGCCAGCTCTTCGCATCATCTCCAGAGTGAAAGggcagaagaagaggaaagagattgAGAAAGCTCAGGCAGAAGATCATCAGGAATCACTGCGATGGCTGAAAGCTTTTCTGAAGATGGCTGAAGATGTTGAATACGACATGGAGTTTTACGCCACCCAGTTTGAAACCATGCTGACAGAAAAGATTGCTCTCCTTTCGGAAATACAAGATAAAGTGAAATCTTTTAGGGCTAACCTCTGTAAGGAAGACTTGGAGAACAATGAGATCCTTATGAAGAGATCCCGCATTCTGTGA